From a region of the Nonlabens sp. Hel1_33_55 genome:
- a CDS encoding 7-carboxy-7-deazaguanine synthase QueE yields MKETIENKVNAGLMLPLMEEFYTIQGEGFHTGTAAYFIRIGGCDVGCHWCDVKESWNAETHPPTSIEQIVDHADKWSKTIVITGGEPLTWNMQPLTRALKDRDMTVHIETSGAYPLTGIWDWICLSPKKIKMPVPEIYKKANELKVIVYNKNDFAFAKAESQKVSANCQLFLQPEWSVREKMIPLITEFVMENPEWRVSLQTHKYLNIP; encoded by the coding sequence ATGAAAGAGACGATTGAAAATAAGGTGAACGCAGGGCTAATGTTGCCACTCATGGAAGAATTTTACACCATTCAAGGTGAAGGATTTCACACGGGAACAGCGGCCTATTTTATAAGAATAGGTGGTTGTGATGTAGGGTGCCACTGGTGCGATGTAAAAGAAAGCTGGAATGCAGAAACTCATCCACCTACATCCATTGAGCAAATTGTTGACCATGCAGATAAGTGGAGTAAAACGATTGTGATAACCGGTGGTGAGCCATTGACGTGGAACATGCAACCGTTGACCAGGGCGCTCAAGGATCGCGATATGACGGTCCATATAGAGACGAGCGGCGCTTATCCTTTGACTGGGATTTGGGACTGGATTTGCCTATCTCCCAAAAAGATTAAGATGCCCGTTCCAGAAATCTATAAAAAAGCAAACGAGCTTAAGGTTATCGTTTATAATAAAAATGATTTCGCTTTCGCGAAAGCGGAATCCCAAAAAGTCTCTGCAAACTGTCAGTTATTCTTGCAACCAGAATGGTCTGTGCGGGAAAAAATGATACCGTTAATCACGGAGTTTGTAATGGAAAACCCAGAATGGCGGGTTTCCCTACAAACACATAAATACTTGAATATTCCCTAG
- a CDS encoding DUF6588 family protein, with translation MKKYIVTLAILISFNLSKAQDGISDVLAAGVEAAALFTNSYTEPAAEAFSYNLSAGWYDDARVLPKGKFNFIVRAQATFSKDEDKSFLLDPLVYQDIIQNSYDNTNNPPADVTVTFGDDSTTPRLIATALGQNDPSQSLVIITRDRTTGIQTDRSVIELPQGLGDAGVDVVPSAFIQAGFGLGAGLELKARFVPRTQIDEAEIAIYGGAIQWQVSDVLDKNDVLPVEVSVLAGYSVLDAMYDFEDGAVVDGEDQRLETKSGSLTLSLIAGTDFKVLNFYGGVNFNAGTTETDLLGTYTVRSSGSIFPIGQTFEDPISVKTDVSSMLGTVGTKLTLGFFQINAGYTFGEFDTLNGAIAFKF, from the coding sequence ATGAAAAAATATATTGTCACCCTAGCAATATTGATATCATTTAATTTATCAAAAGCCCAAGATGGAATTTCTGACGTATTAGCTGCAGGAGTTGAAGCTGCGGCATTATTCACAAATTCCTACACAGAACCAGCCGCAGAAGCTTTTTCATATAATCTATCTGCTGGTTGGTATGACGATGCTCGTGTACTTCCTAAAGGAAAGTTTAATTTCATTGTGAGAGCACAAGCTACATTCTCAAAAGATGAAGACAAGTCCTTTCTATTGGATCCTTTAGTATATCAGGATATTATTCAGAATTCCTATGACAATACCAATAATCCGCCGGCAGATGTTACCGTGACCTTTGGAGATGATTCTACAACTCCACGATTAATTGCTACCGCATTGGGTCAAAATGATCCATCACAATCACTTGTCATAATAACCAGAGACCGCACTACCGGCATTCAAACAGATCGCTCTGTGATTGAATTGCCTCAAGGTCTGGGCGATGCAGGTGTCGATGTTGTTCCATCTGCTTTCATTCAGGCAGGATTTGGGCTAGGTGCTGGACTCGAGCTCAAGGCAAGATTTGTTCCCAGAACCCAAATTGATGAAGCAGAAATCGCCATTTATGGTGGTGCCATCCAGTGGCAGGTATCAGATGTACTGGATAAAAACGATGTGTTGCCGGTTGAGGTTTCGGTTTTGGCAGGTTATAGTGTGCTTGACGCCATGTATGATTTTGAGGATGGTGCCGTGGTAGATGGCGAGGATCAGCGGCTGGAAACTAAATCTGGTAGTTTGACACTTTCATTAATCGCGGGAACAGACTTTAAAGTGCTCAACTTTTACGGTGGTGTGAATTTCAACGCCGGTACGACAGAAACCGATTTGTTGGGAACCTATACCGTGCGCAGCTCTGGCAGTATTTTCCCGATTGGTCAAACCTTTGAAGACCCTATATCTGTTAAGACAGACGTTAGCTCCATGTTAGGAACTGTTGGGACAAAACTGACTCTCGGCTTTTTCCAGATCAATGCGGGTTACACCTTTGGAGAATTTGATACCCTTAACGGTGCGATAGCCTTCAAATTTTAG
- the gyrB gene encoding DNA topoisomerase (ATP-hydrolyzing) subunit B, with the protein MSEDNKKNYGADQIQALEGMEHVRMRPSMYIGDVGTRGLHHLVYEVVDNSIDEALAGHCDNIEVIINENNSVTVTDDGRGIPVDIHKKEGVSALQVVMTKIGAGGKFDKDSYKVSGGLHGVGVSCVNALSDHLKATVYRDGKIYEQEYERGKAMYPVREAGTTDKRGTVITFLPDRSIFQQTVEYNYVTLANRLRELSFLNKGIRIVLIDRRVKDENGNIIEEVFQSEEGLKEFIRFLDDTRHPIIADVISMEGEKNDIPVEVAMIYNDSYSENLHSYVNNINTHEGGTHLSGFRRGLTTTLKKYADASGLLDKLKFDVSGDDFREGLTAIISVKVQEPQFEGQTKTKLGNREVTSAVSQAVSQMLEDYLEENPADAKTIVQKVILAATARHAARKAREMVQRKTVMSGGGLPGKLSDCSETDPEICEVFLVEGDSAGGTAKMGRDRNFQAIMPLRGKILNVEKAMQHKVFENEEIRNIYTALGVTIGTEEDSKALNLDKLRYHKVVIMCDADIDGSHIATLILTFFFRYMRELVEKGYIYIATPPLYLLKKGSKKRYAWSNKERDEINEEFGGSAAIQRYKGLGEMNADQLWDTTMNPEFRTLRQITIESLPEADRVFSMLMGDEVPPRREFIEKNAIYANIDA; encoded by the coding sequence ATGAGCGAGGATAACAAGAAAAATTACGGTGCTGACCAGATTCAGGCATTGGAAGGAATGGAGCATGTGCGCATGCGTCCGTCCATGTATATTGGTGATGTGGGAACACGTGGATTGCACCACTTAGTTTATGAAGTAGTCGATAACTCCATTGACGAGGCACTAGCTGGTCATTGTGATAATATCGAGGTTATTATTAATGAGAATAACAGTGTAACCGTGACTGATGATGGTCGTGGTATACCTGTAGATATTCACAAGAAAGAAGGCGTGTCTGCACTACAAGTTGTAATGACTAAAATAGGTGCAGGTGGAAAATTTGATAAGGATTCCTATAAGGTTTCCGGTGGACTTCACGGTGTAGGTGTGAGTTGTGTAAATGCTCTTTCTGATCATTTGAAAGCAACCGTTTATCGTGATGGTAAGATTTACGAGCAAGAGTATGAACGTGGTAAAGCCATGTATCCTGTAAGAGAGGCAGGAACTACTGATAAACGCGGTACGGTCATTACTTTTTTACCAGACAGATCGATTTTCCAACAAACAGTAGAGTACAATTATGTAACGCTAGCCAATCGCCTGCGTGAACTTTCTTTTTTAAATAAAGGAATACGCATTGTACTAATAGATCGCCGCGTCAAAGACGAGAACGGTAATATCATTGAAGAGGTGTTCCAATCAGAAGAAGGATTAAAAGAATTTATCCGTTTCCTAGACGACACACGTCACCCAATCATTGCAGATGTTATCTCGATGGAAGGTGAGAAAAATGATATACCTGTTGAGGTCGCAATGATCTACAACGATAGTTATTCAGAGAATTTGCATTCCTATGTAAATAATATCAATACGCATGAAGGTGGTACGCATTTAAGTGGATTCCGTCGTGGATTGACAACTACATTAAAGAAGTATGCAGATGCTTCTGGACTATTGGATAAGTTGAAGTTTGATGTCTCTGGAGATGACTTTAGAGAAGGTTTGACGGCTATCATATCGGTAAAGGTTCAAGAGCCGCAATTTGAAGGACAGACGAAGACCAAGTTGGGTAACCGTGAGGTGACCAGCGCCGTTTCTCAGGCAGTTTCTCAAATGTTGGAAGATTACCTTGAAGAGAATCCAGCAGATGCTAAAACGATTGTTCAAAAAGTAATTCTTGCTGCAACTGCTAGACACGCAGCTCGCAAAGCTCGCGAGATGGTGCAACGCAAAACCGTAATGAGCGGTGGTGGATTGCCAGGTAAACTTTCTGACTGCTCAGAAACAGATCCAGAAATCTGTGAAGTATTCCTTGTTGAGGGAGATTCTGCGGGTGGAACGGCAAAAATGGGACGTGACCGTAATTTCCAAGCGATCATGCCATTGCGTGGTAAGATTCTCAACGTTGAGAAAGCCATGCAACACAAAGTTTTTGAAAATGAAGAAATCCGTAATATATATACCGCTTTAGGAGTAACTATTGGTACTGAAGAAGATTCAAAAGCTTTGAATCTTGATAAACTACGTTATCACAAGGTAGTCATCATGTGTGACGCGGACATTGATGGTTCCCACATTGCAACTTTGATCTTGACTTTCTTCTTTAGATACATGAGAGAGTTGGTGGAGAAAGGTTACATATATATCGCAACACCACCATTGTACCTACTTAAAAAAGGTTCTAAAAAACGTTATGCTTGGTCCAATAAAGAGCGTGATGAAATCAATGAAGAATTTGGTGGATCAGCCGCTATCCAACGTTATAAAGGTTTGGGAGAAATGAATGCAGATCAATTGTGGGACACTACCATGAATCCTGAATTCAGAACCTTGAGACAAATTACGATCGAGAGTCTTCCTGAAGCAGATCGTGTATTCTCTATGCTTATGGGTGATGAAGTTCCGCCTCGTCGGGAATTCATTGAGAAAAACGCCATTTACGCAAATATCGACGCATAA
- the mdh gene encoding malate dehydrogenase, whose amino-acid sequence MKVTVVGAGAVGASCAEYIAIKNFASEVVLLDIKEGFAEGKAMDLMQTASLNGFDTKITGVTNDYSKTAGSHIAVITSGIPRKPGMTREELIGINAGIVKSVSESIVKESPDVILIVVSNPMDTMTYLAHQSTGLPKHRIIGMGGALDSARFKYRLAEALEAPISDVDGMVIGGHSDTGMVPLTRLATRNSVPASEFLSEDRLNQVMEDTKVGGATLTKLLGTSAWYAPGAAVSGLVQAIACDQKKIFPCSTLLDGEYGLSDLCIGVPVVLGANGIEKIVEIELSDAEKEHLHKSAEGVKATNDLL is encoded by the coding sequence ATGAAAGTTACCGTAGTAGGAGCAGGCGCTGTAGGCGCAAGTTGTGCAGAATATATCGCTATAAAGAATTTTGCTAGCGAAGTCGTCTTGCTGGATATCAAGGAAGGATTTGCAGAAGGTAAGGCCATGGATTTGATGCAGACCGCATCCCTTAATGGTTTTGACACTAAAATAACTGGTGTGACCAACGATTATTCAAAAACTGCTGGTAGCCATATCGCTGTAATTACATCAGGAATACCACGTAAACCTGGTATGACTCGTGAAGAATTGATAGGAATTAATGCTGGGATCGTGAAATCGGTTTCAGAGAGTATTGTAAAAGAATCACCAGACGTGATTTTGATCGTGGTTTCCAACCCAATGGATACGATGACATACCTAGCTCACCAATCAACTGGACTTCCTAAACACAGAATTATAGGAATGGGTGGCGCTCTAGATAGTGCACGTTTCAAATACAGACTTGCGGAGGCTCTTGAAGCTCCAATATCTGATGTAGACGGCATGGTGATAGGTGGTCACAGTGATACCGGTATGGTGCCATTAACAAGACTAGCAACCCGCAATAGTGTTCCTGCAAGCGAATTTTTAAGTGAAGATCGCTTGAATCAAGTGATGGAAGATACTAAAGTTGGTGGAGCTACATTAACTAAATTATTGGGTACAAGTGCATGGTACGCTCCAGGTGCTGCGGTTTCTGGACTGGTACAAGCTATTGCCTGCGACCAGAAGAAAATCTTCCCATGTAGTACACTTCTTGACGGTGAGTATGGTTTATCTGATCTTTGTATAGGTGTTCCGGTAGTATTAGGAGCAAATGGAATAGAGAAGATCGTAGAGATCGAACTTTCTGATGCAGAAAAAGAGCATCTACATAAGAGCGCAGAAGGCGTTAAGGCGACTAACGACCTATTGTAA
- a CDS encoding alpha/beta hydrolase-fold protein has translation MIRYILTASLLILVSLTCASQKDPGKSYLEKTGVVDILYSEILNENREIYIELPDGFQNNGSQQYPVVYILDGEVLLPTVKNVQSFYSGGFTPEMILVGISNAENRVRDLTTSTINEKYGMPFNEENGKAEAFLQFMEKELIPFIENKYPVTQFRTLIGHSYGGLFTIYSLIHHPELFSNYLAIDPSLDWDDQKLLEESNTKLATQDYKGKSLFMSLNGQLSMLDPEMTLENVVKDSTDFTVFPRSNIAFADMVREHSANELDFDWKFYPRDLHGTIAFPSIMDGMIATFDWYQMENTDKFNSPETSNEELFEIVKYRAQKLEDRFGYQVAPYPEELLTILGDMSLDMEQFEKSKMFLDFSLEYYPESSSPYHFMSKYYESTGDFEKALEFATKAYELNPDDTYKSRMESLKRQ, from the coding sequence ATGATTAGATATATATTGACTGCCAGCTTATTAATTTTAGTCAGTCTTACCTGTGCTTCTCAAAAGGATCCAGGCAAAAGTTATTTGGAAAAAACAGGTGTTGTGGATATCCTTTATTCGGAAATCCTTAATGAAAACAGGGAGATTTATATAGAATTACCCGACGGTTTTCAAAACAATGGATCACAACAATATCCTGTGGTTTACATTTTAGATGGAGAGGTTCTTTTACCAACCGTAAAAAATGTACAGAGCTTTTATAGCGGTGGTTTTACACCAGAGATGATTCTAGTTGGAATCTCTAATGCAGAAAATAGAGTTCGAGACCTCACCACATCAACTATAAATGAAAAATACGGGATGCCCTTCAATGAGGAAAATGGAAAAGCTGAAGCATTTCTTCAGTTCATGGAGAAAGAGCTGATTCCTTTTATAGAGAACAAATATCCAGTGACCCAGTTCAGGACACTCATTGGTCATTCCTATGGTGGTTTGTTTACCATTTACTCCTTGATCCATCATCCAGAATTATTTTCAAATTACCTCGCCATTGATCCTAGTTTAGACTGGGATGATCAAAAATTATTAGAGGAATCCAATACAAAATTAGCTACCCAAGATTATAAAGGAAAAAGCCTCTTTATGTCTCTCAACGGTCAGTTAAGTATGCTTGATCCTGAAATGACGCTAGAAAATGTGGTAAAAGATTCGACTGACTTCACCGTATTTCCTAGATCAAACATCGCCTTTGCAGACATGGTTAGAGAGCACTCTGCAAACGAGTTGGATTTTGATTGGAAGTTTTATCCTCGAGATTTACATGGCACGATTGCATTTCCATCGATCATGGATGGAATGATAGCCACTTTTGATTGGTATCAAATGGAAAACACTGATAAATTTAATTCTCCGGAAACTTCTAACGAAGAGCTTTTTGAGATCGTAAAATATCGCGCTCAGAAGCTGGAAGATCGTTTTGGTTATCAAGTGGCGCCCTATCCTGAAGAGTTGCTTACTATTCTAGGTGACATGAGTCTAGACATGGAGCAATTTGAGAAATCAAAAATGTTCCTTGACTTCTCGCTGGAATATTATCCTGAAAGCTCCAGCCCATATCATTTTATGTCAAAGTATTATGAAAGCACGGGTGATTTTGAAAAAGCATTGGAGTTTGCCACAAAAGCTTATGAGCTCAATCCCGATGATACTTACAAAAGCAGAATGGAATCCTTGAAACGTCAATAG
- a CDS encoding Rho termination factor N-terminal domain-containing protein, producing the protein MGRPSIKNEEQYDALRDKGYSQEKAARIANTPDSGKKGGNAEKYEERTKDELYEQAKKVGIDGRSKMNKQELINALRNN; encoded by the coding sequence ATGGGCAGACCTAGCATAAAAAATGAGGAGCAATATGATGCGTTGAGGGACAAAGGATATTCTCAAGAAAAAGCAGCGCGCATTGCTAATACTCCAGACAGTGGAAAAAAAGGTGGTAATGCAGAAAAATATGAGGAGCGCACCAAAGATGAGCTCTACGAACAAGCTAAGAAAGTAGGAATTGACGGCCGCTCAAAAATGAATAAGCAGGAACTTATTAATGCTCTACGCAACAACTAA
- a CDS encoding alpha/beta fold hydrolase, with amino-acid sequence MINKAVPKLYGFYFNTVSVFSKEKAGKLALGVFSYPRAGKIQPFQNEFLDTARKQKLITEEGFIQLYHWKGNGKTILLIHGWESNSWRWKYLIEPLQKLDYNIISIDAPAHGASTGTDFNAVKYSREIKKVMDLFHPEIVIAHSVGAMATVYQESKNPHTYLEKLVLLGGPDRFDKIMRGYQRLTGFNDKVYHGMDDLLYKYYGFHISDFNTADFVKDIDAEVLLVHSEQDAIVSYKSMASIAAGLKNATTYTSKTGGHSLHTPEVVDQILAFL; translated from the coding sequence TTGATAAACAAAGCCGTACCTAAATTGTACGGCTTTTATTTTAACACAGTTTCTGTTTTTTCAAAAGAGAAAGCAGGCAAACTCGCATTAGGTGTATTTAGCTATCCACGAGCAGGAAAAATTCAACCTTTTCAAAATGAATTTTTAGATACAGCCCGCAAACAAAAGCTGATCACAGAAGAAGGTTTTATTCAGCTATATCATTGGAAAGGAAATGGTAAAACGATTTTATTGATTCATGGCTGGGAATCCAATTCGTGGCGATGGAAATATTTGATTGAACCTTTACAGAAACTAGATTATAATATCATCTCAATTGACGCACCTGCTCATGGTGCTTCTACTGGCACAGATTTTAATGCTGTTAAATATTCTAGAGAAATAAAAAAGGTAATGGATTTATTTCATCCAGAAATTGTTATTGCCCATAGCGTTGGAGCCATGGCGACGGTTTATCAGGAATCTAAAAATCCGCATACGTATCTGGAAAAATTAGTCCTATTGGGTGGTCCAGATCGCTTTGATAAAATCATGAGAGGCTATCAACGCCTCACTGGATTCAACGATAAGGTCTATCATGGAATGGACGACCTACTTTACAAATACTACGGGTTTCATATTTCTGATTTCAATACTGCAGATTTTGTCAAAGACATTGATGCAGAAGTTCTACTGGTTCATAGCGAGCAGGATGCTATTGTAAGCTACAAAAGCATGGCGTCTATTGCAGCAGGATTAAAAAACGCCACAACCTATACTTCAAAAACAGGTGGCCATAGTCTTCACACTCCAGAAGTCGTTGATCAAATCTTAGCCTTTTTATAG
- a CDS encoding DUF2911 domain-containing protein: protein MKILIPFFSLLFISQLTTAQDLAFTGLDKSPLDVVMYRGDDQAAIARIIYSRPAKKDRVVFGKLVPYGQVWRTGANEATEVTFYKDVIINDETIEAGTYSIFTVPDEDQWKFILNGQTTQWGTRYDNQYDVFTTEMNVSSAPETIENFSIRIIEEIDGGTIFMGWDDRIASLHFDVASED from the coding sequence ATGAAAATTTTAATTCCTTTTTTCAGCCTGTTGTTTATTAGCCAATTGACCACAGCACAAGACCTTGCTTTCACTGGCTTGGATAAGAGTCCGCTAGATGTAGTGATGTACCGTGGCGACGATCAGGCCGCAATAGCACGTATCATTTATAGCAGGCCTGCAAAGAAAGATCGTGTTGTTTTTGGTAAGTTAGTTCCTTATGGTCAAGTCTGGAGAACTGGAGCTAACGAAGCTACTGAAGTTACCTTCTACAAAGATGTGATAATTAATGACGAGACTATTGAAGCTGGTACCTATAGCATATTTACCGTACCAGATGAAGATCAATGGAAGTTTATCCTGAATGGACAGACCACGCAATGGGGAACGAGATATGATAATCAATATGATGTTTTCACAACAGAAATGAATGTATCATCAGCTCCTGAAACGATCGAGAATTTTTCTATCAGAATTATCGAGGAGATTGATGGCGGTACCATTTTTATGGGTTGGGACGACCGCATTGCAAGCCTACATTTTGATGTAGCTAGCGAGGACTAG
- a CDS encoding helicase HerA-like domain-containing protein: MSRKEDFVKSIQEGYNPKGASIIMGAAMLDGQAITGSHVKIPLKTMNRHGLIAGATGTGKTKTLQIIAEQLSQHGVPSLLMDIKGDLSGIAAASEGHVKIDERHEMIGLDFKKRSSPTEILTISEQEGVRMRATVSEFGPVLLSRILDVTETQAGIISVVFKYCDDNKLPLLDLRDLKKVLQFATGAGKEEFQAEYGRISTSSTGAIMRKLVELEQQGAELFFGERSFEVKDLVRKDKNGLGYVNVIRLTDIQDRPKLFSTFMLSLLAEIYSTFPEQGDSDRPELVLFIDEAHLIFDNASKALLDQIESIVKLIRSKGIGLYFVTQNPTDIPEGVLSQLGLKVQHALRAFTAKDRKAIKLTAQNYPITEFYDTAEVLTSLGIGEAFISALDEKGRPSPLAATLLRAPESRMDVLTDRELDDLIADSELTDKYNESINRESAEEMLQEKMDKAHEDEIKEKAKKERAKTSSSSSSGRRSTRQNPIIKVLTSATFIRGVLGILGKAMK, translated from the coding sequence ATGTCCAGAAAAGAAGATTTTGTAAAAAGCATTCAAGAAGGTTACAATCCCAAAGGAGCATCCATTATCATGGGTGCAGCGATGCTTGACGGCCAAGCCATTACTGGCTCTCACGTCAAAATCCCTTTAAAAACCATGAACCGTCATGGTTTAATAGCTGGAGCCACTGGAACTGGTAAAACCAAAACACTACAAATTATTGCCGAGCAGTTATCACAACATGGTGTGCCTTCCTTATTGATGGACATTAAAGGTGACCTATCTGGTATTGCTGCCGCAAGTGAAGGACATGTAAAGATTGATGAACGTCATGAGATGATAGGTCTCGATTTTAAAAAGCGATCCAGCCCAACAGAAATTCTAACCATATCAGAGCAGGAAGGTGTACGCATGCGTGCCACGGTTAGCGAATTTGGACCAGTCCTACTTTCCCGTATACTTGACGTCACTGAAACTCAAGCGGGAATTATTAGCGTCGTTTTCAAATACTGTGACGATAATAAATTGCCATTGCTGGATCTACGTGATCTTAAAAAGGTATTACAATTTGCCACCGGTGCTGGAAAAGAAGAGTTTCAAGCAGAATATGGTCGTATATCAACTTCATCTACCGGCGCTATCATGCGTAAGTTGGTGGAGTTGGAACAGCAAGGCGCTGAACTGTTTTTTGGTGAGCGTAGTTTTGAGGTGAAAGATCTAGTACGAAAAGATAAAAACGGACTTGGATATGTAAATGTGATTCGGCTTACAGATATTCAGGATAGGCCCAAATTGTTCTCAACTTTTATGTTGAGCCTACTGGCAGAAATCTACAGTACATTCCCAGAACAAGGTGATAGTGATAGACCGGAATTAGTACTCTTTATTGATGAAGCGCATTTGATTTTTGATAATGCTAGTAAAGCTTTGCTTGATCAAATCGAGAGCATCGTAAAACTGATTCGGTCTAAAGGAATTGGCCTTTATTTCGTCACTCAAAACCCAACCGATATACCAGAAGGCGTTTTGAGTCAGCTAGGTTTGAAGGTGCAGCATGCCTTACGTGCCTTCACAGCAAAAGACCGTAAAGCGATCAAACTGACGGCACAAAATTATCCGATCACAGAATTCTATGATACCGCAGAAGTTTTGACTTCGCTAGGAATAGGTGAAGCCTTTATATCGGCATTGGATGAAAAAGGTAGACCTAGTCCACTTGCAGCAACATTATTGCGCGCACCAGAAAGCCGCATGGATGTATTGACAGACCGCGAACTGGATGACCTCATCGCAGACTCTGAACTAACGGACAAGTACAACGAGTCCATCAATCGTGAGAGTGCTGAGGAAATGCTGCAGGAGAAAATGGATAAAGCACATGAGGATGAGATTAAAGAAAAAGCAAAGAAAGAGCGAGCCAAAACTTCAAGCTCCAGTTCTTCTGGAAGGAGAAGCACAAGACAAAACCCAATTATCAAAGTTTTGACCAGTGCTACTTTTATTAGAGGTGTATTAGGAATTCTGGGTAAGGCGATGAAGTAG